In Vitis vinifera cultivar Pinot Noir 40024 chromosome 17, ASM3070453v1, one genomic interval encodes:
- the LOC100264510 gene encoding loganic acid O-methyltransferase: MASEKEMRNIGEAHPMKSGDGLYSYSNNSYLQRGVMNAAKQIVSEAIVENLDILKFSPSTTVRVADLGCSVGPNTFFAVQNILEAIELECQNQGLDSQIPEFQVFFNDHTSNDFNSLFSSLPPNRRYHAAGVPGSFYSRLFPNRSLHIVHSSCAIQWLSRVPKKVVDRSSQAWNKGRIYYPSAADEVVEAYSAQCAEDMARFLQARAQEIADGGLMILIFAARPDEIPHSQLVANIMHDMLGCCLMDMAKKGIVSEEKVDMFNLPVYHMSDQELEAAVERNGCFSIERMESLPPISSTLQSLVSTRHKAQAISFHVRAAMEDLIKAHFGEEILDQLFDSYSKKLEQEYSLIESAGTSALNLCAVLKRKL; this comes from the exons ATGGCATCGGAGAAGGAGATGAGAAACATAGGTGAAGCACACCCAATGAAGAGTGGAGATGGTCTTTATAGCTACTCCAACAACTCTTACTTACAG AGAGGAGTTATGAACGCTGCCAAGCAAATTGTGAGTGAGGCAATTGTGGAAAACCTTGACATCCTCAAATTTTCTCCTTCAACCACCGTAAGGGTGGCTGACCTGGGTTGTTCAGTTGGGCCTAACACCTTCTTTGCAGTGCAAAACATACTGGAAGCTATTGAGCTCGAGTGCCAAAACCAAGGGCTCGATTCCCAAATCCCTGAATTCCAAGTCTTCTTTAATGATCACACCTCCAACGACTTCAACTCTCTATTCTCATCCCTCCCTCCCAATAGGCGATATCACGCTGCTGGGGTTCCGGGTTCTTTCTACTCTCGCCTGTTTCCCAATCGCTCTCTTCATATTGTTCATTCATCCTGCGCCATTCAGTGGCTTTCAAGAGTGCCAAAGAAGGTGGTGGACAGAAGTTCTCAAGCCTGGAACAAAGGAAGGATCTATTACCCAAGTGCTGCGGATGAAGTTGTTGAGGCCTATTCAGCTCAGTGTGCAGAGGACATGGCACGGTTTTTGCAGGCGAGGGCACAAGAGATTGCAGATGGAGGGTTGATGATCCTAATCTTTGCAGCCCGCCCTGATGAAATTCCTCATTCTCAACTCGTTGCCAATATAATGCACGACATGTTGGGATGTTGCCTCATGGACATGGCCAAAAAG GGAATAGTAAGCGAAGAGAAAGTGGATATGTTCAACTTGCCAGTGTATCACATGTCTGATCAAGAGCTGGAAGCGGCTGTAGAGAGAAATGGATGTTTCAGCATTGAGAGAATGGAGAGCCTACCTCCCATCTCAAGTACTTTACAGTCACTTGTAAGCACTCGTCATAAAGCCCAAGCAATCTCATTCCACGTAAGAGCTGCCATGGAGGACCTCATCAAGGCACATTTTGGAGAAGAGATCCTGGATCAACTCTTTGACTCGTATTCTAAAAAACTTGAACAAGAGTATTCCCTGATTGAGTCAGCTGGGACATCAGCACTGAACTTGTGTGCTGTGCTCAAACGCAAACTATGA
- the LOC100259544 gene encoding ATP synthase subunit beta, mitochondrial has translation MASRKLLSSLLRTSVRRPISRSVLSNPRSPLPRPSPVGHLLARAANYASSASAAAPAASTPSAAKGAGPSGKITDEFTGAGAIGQVCQVIGAVVDVRFDEGLPPILTALEVLDNSIRLVLEVAQHLGENMVRTIAMDGTEGLVRGQRVLNTGSPITVPVGRATLGRIINVIGEPIDERGDIKTDHFLPIHREAPSFVDQATEQQILVTGIKVVDLLAPYQRGGKIGLFGGAGVGKTVLIMELINNVAKAHGGFSVFAGVGERTREGNDLYREMIESGVIKLGEKQSESKCALVYGQMNEPPGARARVGLTGLTVAEHFRDAEGQDVLLFIDNIFRFTQANSEVSALLGRIPSAVGYQPTLATDLGGLQERITTTKKGSITSVQAIYVPADDLTDPAPATTFAHLDATTVLSRQISELGIYPAVDPLDSTSRMLSPHILGEEHYNTARGVQKVLQNYKNLQDIIAILGMDELSEDDKLTVARARKIQRFLSQPFHVAEVFTGAPGKYVELKESITSFQGVLDGKYDDLSEQSFYMVGGIEEVIAKAEKIAKESAA, from the exons ATGGCTTCTCGAAAGcttctctcatctcttctccGGACCTCCGTCCGCCGTCCGATCTCCAGGTCCGTACTCTCCAACCCTAGATCTCCACTCCCTCGTCCTTCTCCTGTCGGCCACCTCCTCGCCCGCGCGGCTAACTATGCCAGCTCCGCCTCCGCCGCCGCTCCTGCGGCCTCAACTCCCTCTGCCGCCAAGGGGGCTGGTCCCAGCGGCAAGATTACAGACGAGTTCACAGGCGCTGGAGCCATCGGGCAGGTGTGCCAGGTGATCGGAGCCGTCGTGGATGTTAGATTCGATGAAGGTTTGCCTCCGATCTTGACGGCACTGGAGGTTCTGGACAATTCGATCCGGTTGGTTCTGGAGGTCGCTCAGCATTTGGGAGAGAACATGGTGAGGACGATCGCTATGGACGGTACGGAAGGGCTTGTCAGAGGACAGAGAGTCCTCAACACTGGTTCTCCTATCACT GTTCCTGTGGGTAGGGCAACCCTTGGACGGATCATAAATGTTATTGGAGAGCCTATTGATGAGAGGGGTGACATAA AAACTGATCACTTTCTGCCTATCCATCGAGAAGCTCCATCCTTTGTTGATCAGGCTACTGAACAACAGATTCTTGTTACTGGAATTAAG GTTGTCGATCTTCTTGCACCATATCAAAGAGGTGGAAAGATTGGGCTCTTTGGTGGTGCTGGTGTAGGGAAAACTGTTCTTATTATGGAACTTATTAACAATGTTGCTAAAGCTCATG GTGGTTTCTCTGTCTTTGCTGGTGTGGGAGAACGCACTCGTGAGGGGAATGATTTGTACAGAGAAATGATCGAAAGTGGTGTCATTAAGCTTGGCGAGAAGCAG AGTGAAAGCAAGTGTGCACTTGTGTACGGTCAAATGAATGAGCCTCCTGGTGCTCGTGCTCGTGTTGGGCTTACTGGTCTTACTGTGGCTGAGCACTTCCGTGATGCTGAAGGGCAAGATGTGCTCCTCTTTATTGATAACATTTTCCGCTTTACCCAA GCAAACTCAGAGGTGTCTGCTTTGCTTGGTCGTATCCCATCTGCTGTTGGTTATCAGCCTACCTTGGCTACAGATCTTGGAGGTCTTCAGGAGCGTATTACCACAACCAAGAAAGGTTCCATCACATCTGTCCAAGCTATTTATGTGCCTGCTGATGACTTGACAGATCCAGCTCCAGCAACCACTTTTGCCCATCTTGATGCCACAACAGTGTTGTCTCGTCAG ATTTCTGAGCTTGGTATTTATCCTGCTGTTGACCCCTTGGATTCCACATCTCGCATGCTCTCCCCCCATATTTTAGGAGAAGAGCATTATAACACTGCTCGTGGCGTTCAGAAGGTTCTCCAGAACTATAAGAATCTTCAAGATATTATTGCCATTTTGGGAATGGATGAGCTTAGTGAAGATGACAAGTTGACTGTTGCTCGTGCTCGTAAAATTCAAAGGTTCTTGAGCCAGCCTTTCCATGTTGCTGAAGTGTTCACGGGAGCCCCTGGAAAATACGTAGAACTAAAAGAGAGCATTACCAGTTTCCAA GGTGTCTTGGATGGAAAATACGATGATCTTTCTGAGCAATCTTTCTACATGGTTGGTGGAATTGAAGAAGTTATTGCCAAGGCCGAGAAAATTGCCAAGGAGTCAGCTGCTTAA
- the LOC100252476 gene encoding uncharacterized protein LOC100252476, whose protein sequence is MGSSSAAPSNLLSTSFTCVTSNSTHTFLRPSKLSCITKTTLPPKISHTYLPRFHRGKTRAALDEDNQTITTPIAVQEQQPSEEVEESVKVLKNAAKTRRVPKEEVLSALSVIEKANLDPSGFLDTLGGSKSPGRTWMLIFTAQKQLKGGSYFPLTAVQRFDAAGKRIENGVYLGPIGCLTFEGRFSWKKRILAFIFECIRIKVGPFNPLEISLGQKDDREPGTKDPFFIWFYIDEEIAVARGRSGGTAFWCRCSRVMSS, encoded by the exons ATGGGTTCATCATCAGCTGCACCTTCCAATTTGCTCTCAACCTCCTTCACCTGTGTCACTTCCAACTCAACTCATACCTTCCTCAGACCCTCAAAACTCTCCTGCATAACCAAAACCACCCTTCCTCCCAAGATCTCACACACCTATCTTCCAAGATTTCACAGAGGAAAGACCAGAGCTGCCCTTGATGAAGACAACCAAACTATCACTACACCCATTGCCGTTCAGGAACAACAGCCCAGTGAA GAAGTTGAAGAAAGTGTGAAAGTGTTGAAAAATGCTGCCAAGACTAGACGGGTACCAAAAGAGGAGGTTCTGTCTGCTCTTTCTGTGATTGAGAAAGCAAACCTTGATCCCTCTGGGTTTCTCGATACCCTGGGTGGATCAAAGTCCCCAGGGAGGACTTGGATGCTTATTTTCACTGCTCAG AAACAGTTAAAGGGTGGTAGCTACTTCCCTCTCACTGCTGTTCAGAGGTTTGATGCTGCT GGAAAGAGAATTGAGAATGGGGTATATCTTGGACCAATTGGGTGCTTAACATTTGAAGGCAGATTTTCATGGAAGAAGAGAATATTGGCATTCATTTTTGAGTGCATTCGGATCAAGGTTGGACCTTTTAACCCTTTAGAAATCAGTCTTGGCCAAAAAGATGACAGGGAGCCAGGCACAAAGGATCCTTTCTTCATCTGGTTTTACATTGATGAGGAAATAGCAGTTGCTCGAGGCAGAAGTGGGGGGACTGCATTTTGGTGCAGATGCAGCCGTGTCATGAGTTCTtga
- the LOC100257608 gene encoding probable glutathione S-transferase yields the protein MGEVKVLGASLSFFCCRVEWALKLKGVAYEYLEEDLRNKSPMLLQSNPVHKKVPVLVHDGRPIAESLVILEYIDEAWKGYPLLPEDPSERAKIRFWARFTDEKCVLGAWAACCAKGHEREKAIESAQESLSFLEKQIEGKKFFGGETMGLLDLVVGSLPNWIEFLEEHGGMKLLDEEKFPSLYEWAQKFINIPIISERIPTKEELINYFQGGQNSRLTTGK from the exons ATGGGAGAAGTGAAAGTGCTTGGAGCTTCTCTAAGCTTTTTCTGTTGCAGGGTAGAATGGGCACTGAAGCTCAAGGGTGTAGCATATGAGTACCTGGAAGAAGACTTGAGAAACAAGAGCCCCATGCTTCTCCAGTCTAACCCTGTTCACAAGAAGGTCCCGGTGCTTGTGCACGATGGTAGACCGATTGCCGAGTCCCTTGTCATCCTTGAGTACATAGATGAGGCATGGAAAGGCTACCCTCTATTGCCCGAGGATCCTTCTGAAAGAGCCAAAATCCGATTCTGGGCAAGATTCACTGATGAGAAG TGTGTGCTCGGTGCCTGGGCTGCTTGCTGTGCCAAAGGACATGAACGAGAGAAAGCTATAGAGTCTGCACAAGAATCGCTGAGTTTTCTAGAAAAGCAGATTGAAGGGAAGAAATTTTTTGGGGGAGAGACGATGGGCTTGCTGGATCTGGTGGTGGGTTCACTGCCTAACTGGATCGAATTCTTGGAAGAACATGGAGGCATGAAGCTGCTGGATGAAGAGAAGTTTCCATCCCTTTATGAATGGGCTCAGAAATTTATCAACATTCCAATCATCAGTGAAAGAATACCAACAAAGGAAGAGCTGATAAACTACTTTCAGGGAGGGCAAAACAGCAGACTTACTACTGGAAAATGA
- the LOC100264717 gene encoding probable glutathione S-transferase, producing the protein MGEEVKVIGSIKSGFCVRVEWALKLKGVEYEYIKEDLRNKSPMLLKYNPVHKKVPVLVHGDKPIPESLVILEYIDETWKDNPLLPEDPYERAMARFWAKYADEKCMFGAWEAFKAEGEEKEKAMESALESFAFLEKAIKGKKFFGGEKMGFLDLVVGWIPHWLSVLEEVGGMKMLDAEKFPSLHEWAENFIQIPLIKECIPPRDVLVNHFHATFSSLRSLSANKP; encoded by the exons ATGGGAGAAGAAGTGAAGGTGATTGGATCTATCAAAAGCGGTTTCTGCGTCAGGGTTGAGTGGGCTCTTAAACTCAAGGGGGTGGAGTATGAGTACATAAAAGAAGATCTAAGGAACAAGAGCCCCATGCTTCTTAAGTATAATCCTGTCCACAAGAAGGTCCCAGTGCTTGTCCACGGTGATAAACCTATTCCTGAGTCACTTGTCATCCTTGAGTACATCGACGAGACATGGAAGGACAACCCTCTGCTGCCTGAAGATCCATATGAGAGAGCCATGGCTCGTTTCTGGGCCAAGTATGCTGATGAAAAG TGTATGTTTGGGGCATGGGAAGCTTTCAAGGCTGAAggggaagaaaaggagaaggCCATGGAGTCAGCACTAGAATCATTTGCATTTCTGGAGAAGGCGATAAAAGGGAAGAAGTTTTTTGGAGGAGAGAAGATGGGGTTCTTGGATCTGGTAGTGGGTTGGATACCTCACTGGCTCAGTGTTTTAGAAGAAGTTGGAGGCATGAAGATGCTTGATGCTGAGAAGTTCCCATCACTCCATGAATGGGCTGAGAACTTCATCCAAATTCCACTCATTAAAGAATGCATTCCACCTAGAGATGTCTTGGTCAACCACTTCCATGCTACCTTCAGCTCCTTGCGCTCCTTATCTGCCAATAAGCCATGA